Proteins encoded together in one Penaeus vannamei isolate JL-2024 chromosome 11, ASM4276789v1, whole genome shotgun sequence window:
- the LOC138863233 gene encoding uncharacterized protein, with amino-acid sequence MTTAWNQSLGEGCDTYVIALDISGACDRVWHRGIIAKRHSLGIDGKLLSLLQDYFKGRSFVLGPLLWNVYFDDILQLVPQAQAYADDCTLSFTCRHGEHFEVISKINETFELILAWSSKRHSSPGENPT; translated from the exons ATGACTACTGCCTGGAACCAGTCGCTTGGTGAAGGCTGTGACACTTACGTCATAGCTCTCGACATTTCCGGGGCTTGCGATAGAGTGTGGCACAGAGGAATCATCGCCAAGCGTCACAGTTTGGGTATTGACGGTAAACTCCTAAGCCTACTTCAGGATTACTTTAAAGGTAGAAGTTT TGTCCTCGGCCCTCTACTCTGGAATGTGTACTTTGATGACATCCTCCAGCTGGTTCCTCAGGCACAAGCATATGCCGACGACTGCACGCTGAGCTTCACCTGCCGCCATGGAGAACACTTCGAAGTTATCTCCAAAATAAATGAAACGTTCGAGCTGATACTAGCATGGAGCAGTAAACGTCACTCTAGCCCCGGAGAAAACCCAACTTAG